One Clupea harengus chromosome 11, Ch_v2.0.2, whole genome shotgun sequence DNA window includes the following coding sequences:
- the LOC105908923 gene encoding retinol dehydrogenase 12: protein MWEEVLSSAFAKYGAVAVVTAFCLLALRRWIAGGTCRSQARLDGKTVLITGANTGIGKETACDMARRGARVVMACRDLIRAERTAEYIRTSTGNGNVVVRHLDLASLYSVRQFAKEFLVTEDRLDILINNAGVMMCPKWVTEDGYETQLAVNHLGHFLLTAMLIGVLRRSNPSRVVNVASIAHKGGKIDFDDLFFDKRPYSSLVSYRQSKLANVLFSRELARRMRGTGVSSFSLHPGVIRTELGRHVESWFPFLKTVLMLPSYAFMKTPREGAQTSIYCAVTEGLESKSGCYFSDCSEKEVAPEGRDDVAASRLWEMSVRLVGL from the exons ATGTGGGAAGAAGTTCTATCATCTGCTTTCGCCAAGTATGGTGCAGTAGCCGTGGTGACAGCTTTCT GCCTTCTTGCACTGAGGAGATGGATAGCTGGGGGGACGTGTCGCAGCCAGGCGCGTCTTGATGGGAAGACGGTGCTGATCACTGGAGCCAACACCGGCATTGGCAAGGAGACAGCATGTGACATGGCGCGCAGAG GGGCTCGAGTGGTGATGGCATGCAGGGACCTGATCAGGGCAGAGAGGACGGCAGAATATATTCGGACATCAACAGGAAATGGAAATGTGGTTGTGCGCCACCTGGATCTGGCCTCCCTGTATTCCGTGCGTCAGTTTGCCAAGGAGTTTCTTGTCACAGAAGATCGCCTGGACATTCTCATTAACAATGCTG GTGTGATGATGTGCCCCAAGTGGGTGACAGAGGATGGCTATGAAACACAGCTGGCTGTCAATCATTTGGGACATTTTCTTCTGACCGCCATGCTGATAGGGGTGCTGAGGAGGTCCAACCCTAGTCGGGTAGTGAATGTGGCCAGTATTGCACACAAAGGAG GAAAAATTGACTTTGATGATCTGTTTTTCGACAAGAGGCCATACAGTTCACTGGTCAGCTACAGGCAGAGCAAGCTGGCCAATGTCCTTTTCTCCCGAGAGCTTGCTCGCAGGATGAGAG gcACCGGGGTTTCGTCGTTTAGCCTCCATCCAGGGGTAATTCGGACAGAGCTCGGCCGGCACGTGGAGAGCTGGTTCCCCTTCCTGAAGACCGTGCTGATGCTCCCCTCATACGCGTTCATGAAGACCCCACGGGAGGGAGCCCAGACATCCATCTACTGCGCTGTGACCGAGGGGCTGGAGAGCAAATCTGGCTGTTACTTCAG TGACTGCTCTGAGAAGGAGGTCGCACCAGAGGGCAGAGATGACGTTGCGGCCAGCCGACTGTGGGAGATGAGTGTCCGTCTGGTGGGGCTCTGA